TTCACCTATCCTTGGGGAAAAGGTCTGCAACGACACGACTCGATGAAGCGCTACTCCGGGAACCCGCTGATCAGCCGCACTGATATTCCCTGCATCAAACCGTCGCTGGTGGATGTGTCGTCGGTGTTCAATCCCGGCGCGGTGCGGTGGCGCGGCCAGGTGGTGCTGATCCTCCGGGTCCAGAACCGGGGCCGCGAGACTTTCCTCCTGACGGCGTTCAGCGACAACGGCATTCAGTTCCGGATCGACCGCCGCCCGATCACCTTCTCCGGCCTCGAGCGCTTCCCGCACCGCCTCCACCATATCTACGACCCGCGGCTGACCCGGATCGGCGACGTGTGTTATGTCACGCTGGCGATGGATACCGATGCCGGCTGCCGGGTCGGCCTGGCCCGGACCACGGATTTTCGCGCGTTCGAATTCCTCGGCGAGATCCTGCATGATGAGGCGCGCAACGCGGTGATCTTCCCGGAGCGGATCGGCGGGGCGTACGCGATGCTGTATCGGCCGAACCGGACGCGGCTGGAGGGCGGGGTGGCCAGCGGCGATGCGATCGAGTGGGCGGTGTCGGAGAATCTGCAGGACTGGTCGCCCCGCGGGCCGGTGATGGCCGGGCGGCCGCACTACTGGGACGAGTTGATCGGGTCGGGGCCGCCCCCGCTCCGGACCCGCCACGGCTGGCTCCACGTGTACCACGGGGTGGCCACCCACTTCGCGGCGAGCAACATCTACCAGGCCGGGGTCGTACTGCTGGCCGCCGACCACCCCGGCCGGGTGATCGCGCGCAGCCGCGCCAATATCCTGGAACCGCGGGAACTCTACGAGCTGACCGGCCAGGTGCCGAACGTGGTCTTTCCGACCGGGCTGATCCCGGCCCGCGACGGCGGCGACGGCGCGGTCGAGGACGACGCCGAGCTCCTGCTCTACTACGGGGCGGCCGACACGTGCGTGGGACTGGCGACCGCGACTGTCGGCGAGTTGCTCGAGGCGTGCGATGAAGTGTGATCGGTGCGAAGGCGTCCCGGCGGCCCGGATCGCCCTGTTTGTGCTGCTGCTGGCCGTCGTCTCCGGATGCCGACCGGAGCCGGGGCGAGGGGCCTCGGCCGGATCGTCGGGCGACACTCTGCCGGTCCCGGCGATCCCCTACGCACCGCGCGGCTACGTGTGCTGCCGGACGGCCGAGGGCCTCACGGTCGACGGCCGCCTGGAGGAGGCCGCGTGGCGGCAGGCCCGGTGGACCGAGCTGTTCACGGATATCGAGGGGGACCGGAAACCGGCTCCGCGTTTCCGCACGCGCGCCAAAATGCTGTGGGACTCAACCTGCTTCTACATCGGGGCCGAACTGGCCGAGCCGCACGTGTGGGCGACCCTCACCCGGCGCGACGCGGTCATCTACCACGACAATGATTTCGAGGTGTTCATCGATCCCGACGCGGACACGCACGAGTACTACGAACTCGAGGTGAACGCGCTCAACACCGTGTGGGACCTGCTCCTGCTGAAGCCCTACCGGGACGGGGGACCGGCGGTCAACGCCTGGGACATCGCGGGTTTGCAGACGGCGGTGGCGGTGGAGGGGACGCTCAACGATCCGTCGGACGTCGACTCGGGGTGGCGGGTGGAGATCGCCATTCCCTGGGCGGTCCTGGCGGAGTGCGCGCACCGGCCGAGCCCGCCGCGCGAGGGGGACCGGTGGAAAGTCAATTTCTCCCGCGTCGAATGGCAGGTAGAGGCGCGCGACGGCGTGTATGCGAAGGTGACCGATCCGGCGACCGGCCGGCCGCTGCCGGAGGACAACTGGGTCTGGTCGCCGCAGGGACTGATCGCG
This genomic stretch from Candidatus Zixiibacteriota bacterium harbors:
- a CDS encoding glycoside hydrolase family 130 protein, whose amino-acid sequence is MKRYSGNPLISRTDIPCIKPSLVDVSSVFNPGAVRWRGQVVLILRVQNRGRETFLLTAFSDNGIQFRIDRRPITFSGLERFPHRLHHIYDPRLTRIGDVCYVTLAMDTDAGCRVGLARTTDFRAFEFLGEILHDEARNAVIFPERIGGAYAMLYRPNRTRLEGGVASGDAIEWAVSENLQDWSPRGPVMAGRPHYWDELIGSGPPPLRTRHGWLHVYHGVATHFAASNIYQAGVVLLAADHPGRVIARSRANILEPRELYELTGQVPNVVFPTGLIPARDGGDGAVEDDAELLLYYGAADTCVGLATATVGELLEACDEV
- a CDS encoding carbohydrate-binding family 9-like protein: MKCDRCEGVPAARIALFVLLLAVVSGCRPEPGRGASAGSSGDTLPVPAIPYAPRGYVCCRTAEGLTVDGRLEEAAWRQARWTELFTDIEGDRKPAPRFRTRAKMLWDSTCFYIGAELAEPHVWATLTRRDAVIYHDNDFEVFIDPDADTHEYYELEVNALNTVWDLLLLKPYRDGGPAVNAWDIAGLQTAVAVEGTLNDPSDVDSGWRVEIAIPWAVLAECAHRPSPPREGDRWKVNFSRVEWQVEARDGVYAKVTDPATGRPLPEDNWVWSPQGLIAMHYPEMWGLVQFSAAPPGSPEAALVADPADSARWALRQVYYAERNYQAAHGRFTAAHSDLALETAAPRGFTWPPALRATEDRFEAEVVRRDGGGALRITEDGRTAPTGQAGG